One Geminocystis sp. M7585_C2015_104 DNA window includes the following coding sequences:
- a CDS encoding glycoside hydrolase family protein, translated as MINYKKTQTFYGRVGEWLKIIMMVIVIMGVGRVILREGRINWKGAGKYLLNSLYGSPPLVMEGGDPYVRALMRTISFSESNYPNPYHVIYGGRYVKDLSRHPNLCVEIESGPNRGKCTTASGRYQFLNTTWQEKAAKYHPHPSKFLFWKEYSFEPEYQDLVLYNWLTDKTAWGEDIPQLLREGEIDRVLKILSPIWTSLGYGIEDNSMTKYLPQVYQRFLREELIRQEKSSYRQRT; from the coding sequence ATGATAAATTACAAGAAAACACAAACCTTTTATGGTAGGGTGGGGGAGTGGTTAAAAATAATAATGATGGTGATTGTTATCATGGGGGTGGGAAGAGTAATCCTGAGAGAGGGAAGAATAAACTGGAAAGGTGCGGGGAAATATTTGCTCAATAGTCTTTATGGTAGCCCACCACTGGTGATGGAGGGAGGGGATCCCTATGTAAGGGCATTAATGCGTACAATTAGTTTTAGTGAGTCCAATTATCCCAATCCCTATCATGTGATTTACGGGGGAAGGTATGTGAAAGACTTGAGTCGTCACCCCAACCTCTGTGTAGAGATAGAAAGTGGTCCGAATAGAGGCAAGTGTACTACAGCTTCTGGGCGCTATCAGTTTTTAAACACCACCTGGCAGGAAAAGGCTGCTAAGTATCATCCCCACCCCTCCAAATTCCTCTTCTGGAAGGAATATAGTTTTGAGCCGGAATATCAGGACTTAGTATTGTACAATTGGTTGACTGACAAGACAGCTTGGGGAGAAGACATACCCCAGTTGTTACGGGAAGGGGAAATAGATAGGGTTTTGAAAATTCTATCCCCTATCTGGACGAGTCTGGGATATGGCATTGAAGACAACAGTATGACTAAATATCTTCCCCAGGTTTATCAACGTTTTCTCCGGGAAGAGTTAATCAGGCAAGAGAAGTCTTCCTATCGACAGAGGACCTGA
- a CDS encoding DUF697 domain-containing protein: protein MDDWEATIDSLNRWQAEINYQKAQESLRHVLLNLDLKEEEKRGLEAEIERLQRILQKLEDSVVQIAAFGMVGKGKSSVLNALIGEEVFATGPLHGVTRNIEQTNWRLTTETLGKGSLDIQRLVKETKDVQIQLIDTPGIDEIDGEAREKLAKEIASQVDLILFVIAGDITRVEYQALCQLREVGKPIILVFNKIDQYPQADRQEIYETIRDVRVKQLLSPEEIVMVAASPLVTTAVKDATGKIRIVKKRGKPQIEPLRQKILEILYKEGKSLVALNAMLSVGEINQKLAQQKLLCREKIAERIIQKTALTKATAIALNPVTAIDLFTGAIIDVAMILNLSQLYHIPMTKEGAIQLLQKIAFSLGGISISDILITLGLSSLKGILGLTSPLSGGLSLLPYTSVAITQGAVAGVSTYTIGQITKVYLAKGASWGEDGPLAVVENILNSLDETSILHRLKGELKAKLKRRILKEHHQAII from the coding sequence ATGGATGACTGGGAAGCTACCATAGACAGTTTAAACAGGTGGCAGGCGGAAATCAACTATCAGAAGGCACAGGAGTCGTTAAGGCATGTATTATTGAATCTGGACCTAAAAGAGGAGGAAAAAAGGGGATTAGAGGCGGAAATAGAACGTCTACAACGTATTTTACAGAAATTAGAGGACTCAGTGGTCCAAATTGCCGCCTTTGGTATGGTAGGCAAGGGGAAGTCCAGTGTTTTAAACGCCCTCATCGGCGAAGAAGTTTTCGCTACCGGACCACTACATGGCGTAACTCGAAACATTGAACAGACTAACTGGCGGTTGACAACAGAAACTCTTGGGAAAGGCAGCTTAGACATCCAACGACTGGTTAAGGAAACAAAAGACGTACAAATCCAGTTAATTGACACCCCCGGTATAGATGAAATAGATGGGGAAGCCAGGGAGAAGTTGGCAAAGGAAATAGCCTCTCAGGTGGACTTGATTCTCTTTGTCATAGCGGGAGACATAACAAGAGTAGAATACCAAGCCTTGTGTCAATTGCGGGAAGTAGGCAAGCCTATAATTCTAGTATTCAACAAAATCGACCAATACCCCCAAGCAGATCGCCAGGAGATTTATGAGACAATTAGAGATGTGAGGGTAAAGCAATTGTTATCCCCAGAAGAGATAGTAATGGTGGCGGCTTCTCCCCTTGTAACCACGGCAGTTAAAGACGCCACAGGGAAAATTCGTATTGTCAAAAAGAGGGGAAAACCACAAATTGAGCCTTTAAGACAAAAAATCCTGGAGATATTATACAAGGAGGGGAAATCCCTGGTGGCCTTAAATGCTATGCTGTCAGTGGGGGAAATCAATCAAAAACTGGCACAACAAAAGTTACTGTGTAGGGAGAAAATCGCCGAGAGAATAATTCAAAAAACCGCCCTCACCAAAGCCACCGCCATCGCCCTCAATCCGGTAACCGCCATCGACTTGTTTACCGGTGCCATCATCGACGTGGCCATGATTCTCAATCTTTCCCAATTGTACCACATCCCCATGACTAAAGAGGGAGCGATCCAACTACTTCAAAAAATAGCATTTAGTCTCGGTGGTATTAGCATCAGTGATATACTAATAACACTGGGACTAAGTTCCCTCAAAGGTATTCTAGGATTAACTAGCCCCCTCTCTGGCGGTTTATCCTTGTTGCCTTATACTTCAGTTGCCATTACACAAGGGGCAGTAGCCGGCGTGTCTACCTATACCATCGGCCAGATTACAAAAGTATACCTAGCCAAGGGGGCATCCTGGGGGGAGGATGGGCCCCTAGCCGTGGTGGAAAATATCCTTAATTCCTTGGATGAGACTTCCATTCTTCATCGTCTCAAGGGGGAATTAAAGGCAAAACTCAAAAGAAGAATTCTCAAAGAGCACCATCAGGCTATAATTTAA
- a CDS encoding phosphomannose isomerase type II C-terminal cupin domain, protein MDNNLPTADSNTVVRHPPWGTVTLLEEGPSYRINKIVIKPKHHISTQLHYHRSEHWVVLSGTAKVICDGKEQLLLPRQSTYVPMNTRHRVENPGVIPLVMIEIQNGEYLGDDDIVRFPDSAAHHPDGWTPDA, encoded by the coding sequence ATGGACAACAACCTCCCCACTGCTGATTCTAACACGGTTGTGCGCCACCCGCCATGGGGTACCGTTACCCTCCTAGAAGAGGGCCCCAGTTACCGTATAAACAAAATTGTAATCAAACCCAAACACCACATAAGCACCCAACTCCACTACCACCGCAGTGAACATTGGGTAGTACTATCTGGCACTGCAAAAGTAATTTGTGACGGGAAAGAACAACTTTTGCTACCCAGACAGTCAACCTATGTGCCCATGAATACCCGTCATAGGGTGGAAAATCCGGGTGTAATACCCCTAGTGATGATTGAAATTCAAAATGGGGAGTACCTGGGGGATGATGATATTGTTCGTTTTCCAGACTCTGCAGCCCACCATCCAGACGGTTGGACCCCGGATGCTTAA
- a CDS encoding DUF4359 domain-containing protein encodes MEPLLLEQKKSSSCLSCSFILFLLAAGGILVATNPGMGKYQKYGTEALVRYAKENVCIPTSKSLEELVKSQLCNVLLEAGRKEAIPAIIATNTKRDNYLLLSIYRTDLYLYSFETVGILNNFYVYRAKKTPPQAQE; translated from the coding sequence ATGGAGCCTTTACTGTTAGAGCAGAAAAAATCCTCCTCTTGTCTCTCCTGTTCATTCATTTTATTCCTGCTGGCAGCGGGGGGGATACTGGTGGCCACCAATCCTGGAATGGGAAAGTATCAGAAATATGGCACAGAGGCTTTGGTACGCTATGCTAAGGAGAATGTATGTATTCCCACCTCTAAAAGTCTGGAGGAGTTAGTAAAAAGTCAGCTATGTAATGTCTTACTGGAGGCTGGCAGAAAGGAGGCTATCCCCGCAATAATTGCCACCAACACTAAAAGAGACAACTATCTCCTGTTGAGTATATATCGAACTGATCTGTATCTGTACAGTTTTGAAACGGTGGGAATTTTAAACAATTTTTATGTTTACAGGGCAAAAAAGACCCCTCCTCAGGCTCAAGAATAG
- a CDS encoding NblA/ycf18 family protein, protein MYNFEGLSLEQQLSLRNFQMQVAKMTREQAQDFLVRLYAEMLIRENLYKDILKHKWGLEES, encoded by the coding sequence ATGTATAATTTTGAGGGGTTATCATTAGAACAACAATTAAGTCTTCGCAACTTCCAAATGCAGGTGGCAAAAATGACAAGGGAACAGGCTCAGGATTTTTTGGTTAGACTATATGCGGAAATGCTTATAAGGGAGAATCTCTACAAGGACATATTAAAACATAAATGGGGTTTGGAAGAGAGCTGA
- a CDS encoding biotin transporter BioY — protein sequence MLTVVGTFVEVFVVLPEGGNMKVASLGITYQLAGVFFTGMLAGKNAAAAAQIAYVIMGLFKLPIFFLGGSFDYLQYPSFGYILGFIPGAWLCGFLAIPGKRRLELFALSAFCGLLVVHACGILYLVGYTCVTPLLGNQLSDSYLWDAIRLYTITPFASQLALICAVSLVAFVIRLILLY from the coding sequence ATGTTAACTGTTGTTGGCACCTTTGTGGAGGTATTTGTGGTGTTGCCTGAGGGGGGGAATATGAAAGTGGCCTCTTTGGGAATTACCTATCAGCTGGCGGGAGTGTTTTTTACGGGAATGTTGGCTGGGAAAAATGCAGCTGCCGCGGCTCAAATCGCCTATGTTATCATGGGACTGTTTAAACTGCCCATTTTTTTCCTTGGAGGCAGTTTCGACTATCTTCAATACCCCAGTTTTGGCTATATCCTCGGTTTTATTCCTGGCGCCTGGTTGTGTGGTTTCCTTGCCATACCTGGTAAACGCCGTTTAGAATTATTTGCCCTGAGTGCTTTTTGTGGTCTACTGGTAGTGCACGCCTGTGGCATTCTCTACCTTGTAGGTTACACCTGTGTTACCCCCCTGTTGGGAAACCAGTTGAGTGATAGTTACCTTTGGGATGCCATCCGTTTGTATACTATCACCCCTTTTGCTTCCCAACTAGCCTTAATTTGTGCCGTCTCTTTGGTTGCGTTTGTGATTCGTCTAATTTTATTATATTGA
- a CDS encoding DUF362 domain-containing protein: MAKVALIRANSYQIDQLRDSLESLLKPLGGIAAFVKPGDRVLLKPNLLTASRPTKECITRKEIVYCVAKMVQEAGGKPFLGDSPAFGSAKGVAKANGYLPLCRELNIPIVEFRGDRYSTGSEKFPHLRLSKEAMEADVVINLPKLKSHSQLTMTMGVKNLFGCVPGKMKAWWHMEAGKDSQGFAEMLVETARTINPDLTIIDAIMAHEGNGPSNGEPRQLGILGASADVFALDWAMADIIGVDWRMVPTLVAQKRLGLCSDIQDIEFPLLKPEDLRVSDWRLPDALMPIDFGLPRVIKSTFRHLYIRWIKEPLSAYSSSE, from the coding sequence ATGGCAAAAGTAGCACTGATTAGGGCCAATTCGTATCAAATAGACCAGTTGAGAGACAGTCTAGAAAGCCTCCTGAAGCCTTTGGGAGGCATTGCCGCCTTCGTCAAACCAGGAGACAGAGTCTTACTCAAGCCAAATCTTTTAACAGCCTCTCGCCCCACTAAGGAGTGTATCACCAGGAAAGAAATAGTGTACTGTGTGGCAAAGATGGTACAGGAAGCGGGAGGTAAACCCTTCTTGGGGGATAGCCCGGCTTTTGGTAGTGCAAAAGGAGTAGCCAAAGCAAATGGTTATCTGCCTTTATGCAGAGAATTGAATATCCCCATTGTAGAGTTTAGAGGTGACAGATATAGCACGGGAAGTGAAAAATTCCCCCATCTCAGACTCTCCAAAGAGGCAATGGAAGCGGATGTAGTCATAAACCTTCCTAAACTCAAATCCCATAGTCAGCTAACCATGACAATGGGAGTAAAAAACCTCTTTGGGTGTGTGCCGGGTAAAATGAAGGCATGGTGGCACATGGAGGCAGGTAAAGACTCTCAGGGTTTCGCAGAAATGCTAGTAGAAACAGCCAGGACTATCAATCCTGATCTGACCATAATAGATGCTATTATGGCCCATGAGGGCAACGGTCCTAGCAATGGCGAGCCGAGACAGTTAGGAATTTTGGGTGCTTCCGCCGACGTCTTTGCTCTGGACTGGGCAATGGCCGATATAATAGGTGTAGACTGGAGGATGGTGCCTACTCTGGTGGCCCAGAAGAGATTGGGATTGTGTAGTGACATACAAGACATAGAATTCCCCCTTTTAAAACCAGAGGATTTGAGGGTATCCGACTGGCGTCTCCCTGATGCTTTAATGCCCATTGACTTTGGCCTGCCCAGGGTGATAAAATCCACCTTCAGGCATCTTTATATTCGCTGGATTAAAGAGCCATTGTCTGCCTATTCCTCCTCAGAGTGA
- a CDS encoding cytochrome b/b6 domain-containing protein, with product MNTTFPYQKLLFRILHNLLALFVILAILTAIWTYNTYDARILKIPLLPPWREIEGIHGTFGLFTILILPFFVIYCFHRGNAKLIQKDTLAKIKLSHTPIGKYSIHRLVNTLNILALTFATFTGKMMDETWLPRGELNHFAYFLHLISLVLLILTISLHLLTISQIGGKELIMSMLKWGYIDKDSPQHWPGKIQNFIRNYRQIIQREWNRIPAFSKKVELAILLAIVMAWVISILKSI from the coding sequence ATGAATACCACTTTCCCCTACCAAAAATTACTCTTTAGAATCCTCCATAACCTGTTGGCACTATTCGTAATCCTTGCCATTCTCACGGCTATCTGGACATACAACACCTATGACGCCAGAATTCTAAAGATACCCCTGCTGCCACCCTGGCGTGAAATTGAGGGTATTCATGGCACTTTCGGCCTATTTACAATACTAATCCTACCTTTTTTTGTCATTTATTGCTTCCACCGGGGCAACGCCAAACTTATCCAAAAGGATACCCTCGCTAAAATTAAATTGAGCCACACCCCTATCGGCAAATATAGTATCCATCGTCTCGTCAATACCCTTAACATCCTCGCCCTTACCTTTGCCACCTTTACAGGTAAAATGATGGACGAAACTTGGTTGCCGAGAGGAGAATTAAATCATTTTGCCTACTTTTTGCATCTTATATCCCTAGTGTTGCTCATTTTAACTATCAGTTTACACTTATTAACAATAAGCCAAATAGGAGGGAAAGAGCTAATAATGTCAATGTTAAAATGGGGATATATCGATAAGGATAGTCCCCAACATTGGCCAGGGAAAATACAAAACTTCATCAGGAACTATCGTCAGATTATACAACGAGAGTGGAACAGGATTCCGGCATTTTCTAAAAAAGTTGAATTGGCTATCCTCCTGGCAATAGTAATGGCCTGGGTTATCTCCATCCTCAAAAGTATCTAA